A single Herpetosiphon gulosus DNA region contains:
- a CDS encoding EamA family transporter produces the protein MQRLWNMLLTAIAPILWGTTYVITTEWLPANRPLLVGVMRALPIGLIFLALGRQLPKGIWWWRSLVLGALNIGFFFPLLFIAAYRLPGGIAATLGALQPFIVAFWGWVVLKERVTSRLLLMAGLGVVGVGMMLLNPQAQLDAWGMLAAFGGAMLYGVGITLNKHWGRPVPLLTYTAWQLVVGGLMIVPIALLIEGPPPAFTASNWLGFGLIGLVNTGVAYLFWFRGIERLKTSTMSFLILLSPVSATVLGWLVLDQRLSWLQMLGALVVLASIVLSQLPSRQPTPRLQVARGASGQG, from the coding sequence ATGCAACGACTATGGAATATGCTCTTGACCGCGATTGCTCCAATTTTATGGGGCACAACCTATGTCATTACTACTGAGTGGCTGCCAGCCAACCGTCCGTTGTTGGTGGGCGTGATGCGGGCCTTACCAATTGGCTTGATCTTTTTGGCCTTGGGTCGGCAATTGCCCAAGGGCATTTGGTGGTGGCGTTCGTTGGTGCTGGGCGCGTTGAATATTGGCTTCTTCTTCCCATTATTATTTATTGCCGCCTACCGCTTGCCTGGCGGGATTGCCGCCACTTTGGGCGCATTGCAGCCGTTTATCGTGGCCTTTTGGGGCTGGGTGGTGCTCAAAGAGCGGGTCACTTCGCGCTTGCTGTTGATGGCTGGTTTAGGTGTGGTTGGGGTTGGCATGATGCTACTCAATCCACAGGCTCAACTTGATGCTTGGGGCATGCTGGCAGCTTTTGGTGGCGCGATGCTCTATGGCGTGGGCATTACCTTGAACAAACATTGGGGTCGGCCAGTGCCCTTATTGACCTACACCGCTTGGCAATTGGTGGTTGGTGGCCTGATGATTGTGCCGATCGCTTTGTTGATTGAAGGGCCACCGCCAGCTTTTACCGCCAGCAATTGGCTGGGTTTTGGCCTGATTGGGCTTGTCAACACGGGCGTGGCCTATCTCTTTTGGTTTCGCGGCATCGAACGTCTGAAAACCTCCACCATGTCGTTTTTGATTTTGCTTAGCCCAGTTTCGGCAACCGTGCTAGGTTGGTTGGTGCTCGATCAACGCCTGAGTTGGTTGCAAATGTTGGGCGCGTTGGTGGTGCTGGCTAGCATCGTATTAAGCCAACTGCCGAGCCGCCAGCCAACCCCGCGTTTGCAGGTGGCACGCGGGGCTAGCGGTCAGGGGTAA